The following are from one region of the Gammaproteobacteria bacterium genome:
- the minD gene encoding septum site-determining protein MinD, with protein MARIIVVTSGKGGVGKTTTSAAIAMGLAKKGHKTAVIDFDVGLRNLDLILGCERRVVYDFINVINGEASLNQALIRDKNCNLLYILPASQTRDKDALTQEGVGKVLEELSKDFEYIVCDSPAGIEKGANLALYFADDAFVVTNPEISSVRDSDRMLGILSSKSRRAERNEEPIKEYLLLTRYDPDRVKLGEMLSLEDVQEILSLDLLGIIPESKSVLSSSNAGMPVILDEKSEAGQAYADIVARYLGEKLPHRFIDSKQGFLRRLFGGKK; from the coding sequence TTGGCAAGAATTATAGTCGTGACATCGGGCAAGGGCGGCGTTGGTAAAACAACCACAAGCGCTGCGATTGCCATGGGGCTGGCGAAAAAAGGACACAAAACAGCGGTCATCGATTTTGATGTGGGCTTGCGGAACCTGGATTTGATTCTCGGCTGCGAACGCCGGGTGGTCTATGATTTCATCAATGTCATCAATGGCGAAGCCAGTCTCAATCAAGCACTCATCCGCGATAAGAACTGCAATTTGCTGTACATCCTGCCCGCCTCGCAAACACGCGATAAAGATGCGCTGACGCAGGAAGGCGTCGGTAAGGTTTTAGAGGAATTATCCAAGGATTTTGAATATATTGTGTGCGATTCCCCCGCGGGTATCGAGAAAGGCGCGAATCTGGCGCTTTATTTCGCCGATGACGCCTTTGTCGTCACCAATCCGGAAATTTCCTCAGTGCGCGACTCGGACCGCATGCTGGGCATTCTATCCAGCAAATCACGCCGGGCGGAAAGAAATGAAGAACCCATCAAGGAATATTTGCTGCTGACCCGGTACGATCCCGATCGCGTCAAACTCGGCGAAATGCTCAGTCTGGAGGACGTGCAGGAAATCCTGTCGCTGGATTTATTAGGCATCATTCCCGAATCGAAATCGGTCCTGTCCTCATCGAACGCAGGCATGCCGGTCATTCTGGATGAAAAGAGCGAAGCCGGTCAGGCATACGCCGATATCGTTGCCCGTTACCTGGGAGAAAAACTGCCGCATCGCTTTATCGATAGTAAACAAGGGTTTCTCAGAAGGCTCTTCGGAGGAAAAAAATGA
- the lolB gene encoding outer membrane lipoprotein LolB has product MVIAQLISARFYSGLPANRCGLRSCKVVLGILLSCIFPLFSGCQLLPVQTQPEAAITTVQTEPVAGAHNAVAADFNILGRIAIQDDNQSFTGSFRWQHLAASDEILLFTPLGQAVAEIYKDHKGVRLITSKMEAFYADNVESLTEEILGWRLPLNGLQFWIQGLHSPANAAQKDFDNKNQLVAIRQDGWHIHYQDFAAAQPNAAPLPRVLNLMYQKLKIRLVVDDWKVVE; this is encoded by the coding sequence TTGGTAATTGCGCAATTGATATCAGCCCGTTTTTATAGTGGATTACCGGCAAACAGATGCGGGCTCCGATCATGCAAAGTCGTTCTGGGAATCCTGCTCAGTTGCATTTTTCCACTATTTTCCGGTTGCCAGTTATTACCCGTTCAAACGCAACCCGAAGCGGCCATCACTACCGTTCAGACCGAGCCTGTTGCGGGCGCGCACAACGCAGTCGCTGCCGATTTCAATATCCTCGGCAGAATCGCCATTCAGGATGACAATCAAAGTTTCACTGGCAGTTTCCGCTGGCAGCATCTGGCCGCCAGCGATGAAATTTTGTTATTCACCCCGCTCGGTCAAGCAGTTGCGGAGATTTACAAAGATCATAAAGGTGTGCGCTTGATCACCTCGAAAATGGAAGCGTTTTACGCCGACAATGTCGAAAGCCTGACAGAAGAAATTCTCGGCTGGCGCCTGCCGCTCAACGGTTTGCAATTTTGGATACAAGGCCTGCATTCGCCGGCGAATGCAGCACAAAAGGATTTCGATAACAAAAATCAGCTGGTGGCGATCCGGCAAGATGGTTGGCACATTCACTATCAGGATTTTGCGGCAGCACAGCCAAACGCCGCACCCCTTCCGCGAGTGCTCAATTTGATGTATCAAAAGCTGAAAATCCGCCTGGTTGTCGACGATTGGAAAGTAGTCGAATAA
- a CDS encoding Fic family protein — translation MIPWRPDQPYNDLPLLPPAAELETRTVLKQCIAARAALAELKQAAELIPNQGVLINALPLLEAQASSEIENIVTTTDRLFQFQSANEYADPATREALRYSSALLEGFQTLQRHPLNTRTAEQVCTRIKGTYMQVRRVPGTALANQTTGEVIYTPPVGENLLRSQLANWERYLHEAREIDPLIRMAAGHYQFEAIHPLTDGNGRTGRILNSLFLIQEGLLTLPILYLSRYIIKNKAEYYRLLLEVTRNQAWEPWIIFLLQGIEDTARWTIAKIAAIRTLSGFTIDYVKQKAPKIYSRELVDLIFDLPYCRIQNLVEKNIAARQAASRYLKQLADIGVLEERIVGREKIFIHSKLMQLLTWDDNAVTLYP, via the coding sequence ATGATCCCCTGGCGTCCGGATCAACCTTACAACGACCTACCGCTGTTGCCTCCCGCAGCCGAGCTGGAAACGCGCACGGTGCTGAAGCAGTGTATTGCCGCCCGGGCCGCACTGGCAGAACTCAAACAGGCTGCTGAACTCATTCCCAATCAGGGCGTGTTGATCAATGCCCTGCCGCTGCTTGAAGCCCAAGCCAGCTCGGAAATCGAGAACATCGTCACCACAACAGACCGGCTGTTTCAGTTTCAAAGCGCAAACGAATACGCCGACCCGGCGACACGTGAAGCCCTACGTTACAGCAGCGCTTTGCTCGAAGGATTTCAAACCTTGCAGCGGCATCCGCTCAACACCCGCACTGCGGAACAAGTATGCACGCGCATCAAGGGCACGTACATGCAAGTGCGGCGCGTACCCGGCACGGCGCTGGCGAATCAGACGACCGGCGAAGTGATCTATACGCCGCCCGTTGGTGAAAACCTGTTGCGCTCCCAATTAGCCAACTGGGAACGCTACCTGCACGAGGCGCGCGAGATCGACCCGTTGATCCGCATGGCAGCGGGACATTACCAATTCGAAGCAATTCACCCGCTCACCGACGGCAATGGCCGCACCGGGCGCATATTGAACAGCTTGTTTCTAATCCAAGAAGGTTTGTTGACTCTGCCAATTCTGTATCTCAGCCGTTACATCATCAAAAACAAGGCCGAGTATTACCGCCTGCTGCTCGAGGTCACGCGCAACCAAGCATGGGAACCGTGGATTATCTTCTTGCTGCAAGGCATCGAAGATACAGCACGCTGGACTATCGCCAAGATTGCCGCCATCCGCACCCTCTCAGGATTCACAATTGATTATGTGAAACAGAAAGCGCCGAAAATCTACAGCCGCGAGCTGGTCGATCTGATTTTCGACTTGCCTTACTGCCGGATTCAGAACCTGGTTGAAAAAAACATCGCCGCACGCCAAGCCGCTTCGCGCTATCTCAAACAACTGGCAGACATCGGCGTGCTGGAAGAAAGAATTGTAGGACGCGAGAAAATATTCATCCATTCCAAATTGATGCAGTTACTGACATGGGATGATAATGCCGTGACGCTCTATCCATAA
- a CDS encoding tetratricopeptide repeat protein produces MKFKILCVLLLSGLTACAQLPSNKEAEKKGESADPEEISQQNLPKQELTAPILFDFLVGETALQRGNLDIAVNRYVKLAKTTRDPRIAKRATEISLHAGNPFAAEQAATMWVELEPESADARQTIAALLVNLGKLDAARPHLEKLLASEKEGVGNAFMQLNQLLVRNPDKAATLKLIQQLSRPYKDLPEVHFAISQAAWFANQHPLAQEEMQRALALRPEWEIAAVHNGRILQRNSVDKASEFYRDYLDKYPASNEVRVAYTRLLIGAGETAQAREQIQWLLDKNSEDAEIMLAAGLLATEMGDFATTETSFKKALALGYKDTNAVNFHLAQIYEETNRPDLAMETYQLVKSGGRYLPAQIRYADLLALKGHLQEAREHLKKLPAANDQQTAHLILAEAQILRRSKAHQEVFDLLNDGLNKLPDYPELLYDRALAADKLGKFKILEQDLRKLIKLKPDNAHAYNALGYSFAERGTHLPEALKLIRKAVELSPEDPYIMDSLGWVYYRMGNFTEGLNFLNLAFAARPDPEIAAHLGEVLWVKGAKDDAKNIWRSALEKDPSNEILLETLQRLTKKKVID; encoded by the coding sequence ATGAAATTTAAAATTCTATGCGTGTTATTGCTGTCCGGACTTACTGCCTGCGCGCAGCTTCCCTCGAACAAGGAGGCAGAAAAAAAGGGAGAATCCGCTGACCCAGAAGAAATCAGTCAACAAAATTTACCCAAGCAGGAGCTGACTGCGCCGATCCTGTTTGATTTTTTAGTCGGCGAAACCGCGTTGCAGCGCGGTAATTTGGATATCGCAGTCAACCGCTACGTCAAGCTGGCTAAAACGACACGCGATCCGCGCATCGCCAAGCGGGCGACCGAAATTTCGCTGCATGCAGGCAATCCTTTTGCGGCAGAACAAGCAGCCACGATGTGGGTTGAGCTTGAGCCTGAATCGGCTGATGCCCGGCAAACAATCGCCGCACTGCTGGTCAATCTTGGCAAGCTGGATGCCGCACGGCCTCATCTGGAAAAACTGCTGGCTTCGGAAAAAGAAGGGGTCGGCAATGCCTTTATGCAGCTCAACCAGTTGCTGGTGCGCAATCCGGATAAAGCGGCAACTTTGAAACTGATTCAACAGCTCTCGCGACCCTATAAGGATTTACCGGAAGTTCATTTCGCCATTTCCCAAGCGGCATGGTTTGCTAATCAACATCCGCTTGCTCAGGAAGAAATGCAGCGCGCCTTGGCGTTGCGTCCGGAATGGGAAATCGCCGCCGTTCATAACGGCAGAATATTGCAGCGCAATTCCGTTGATAAAGCAAGCGAATTTTACCGCGACTACCTGGATAAATACCCGGCATCCAATGAAGTGCGAGTCGCTTATACCCGGCTGTTGATCGGCGCCGGTGAAACCGCCCAAGCGCGTGAGCAAATACAATGGCTATTGGATAAAAATTCCGAAGACGCCGAAATCATGCTGGCAGCGGGACTATTGGCCACGGAAATGGGCGATTTCGCTACCACCGAAACCAGTTTTAAAAAAGCGCTGGCGCTGGGATATAAAGACACCAATGCGGTGAACTTTCATTTGGCGCAGATTTACGAAGAAACCAACCGCCCCGATTTGGCCATGGAAACATACCAGCTGGTCAAAAGCGGAGGGCGTTATTTACCCGCGCAAATCCGCTATGCGGACTTACTGGCGCTCAAAGGCCATTTGCAAGAAGCACGCGAACATCTGAAAAAACTTCCCGCCGCGAACGATCAGCAGACGGCGCATTTGATTTTGGCGGAAGCGCAGATTTTACGCAGATCCAAAGCGCATCAAGAAGTTTTTGATTTGCTCAACGACGGCCTGAATAAACTACCCGATTATCCCGAGCTGCTTTATGATCGCGCCTTGGCAGCCGACAAGCTGGGCAAATTTAAAATCCTGGAACAGGATTTGCGCAAACTGATCAAGCTCAAACCGGACAATGCGCACGCCTATAATGCGCTGGGTTACAGCTTCGCCGAGCGCGGCACGCACTTGCCGGAAGCATTGAAACTGATCAGAAAAGCCGTTGAGCTTTCGCCGGAAGATCCCTATATCATGGACAGTTTGGGTTGGGTATACTACCGTATGGGAAATTTCACCGAAGGTCTGAATTTCCTGAATCTGGCTTTTGCCGCCCGCCCCGATCCGGAAATTGCCGCACACTTGGGCGAAGTGCTTTGGGTGAAAGGTGCAAAAGACGATGCCAAGAATATCTGGCGCTCCGCTTTGGAAAAAGATCCGAGCAATGAAATCTTGCTGGAAACATTGCAACGGCTGACAAAAAAGAAAGTAATTGATTAA
- the minE gene encoding cell division topological specificity factor MinE — MSLLDYFRSSKPKTAPLAKERLQILVAHERKFRNQPSYLPQLQKELLEVIRKYVNVDQDAISVNFEQDDNQETLELNIVLPDYQQTNKPINS, encoded by the coding sequence ATGAGTTTACTGGACTATTTCAGATCATCCAAACCTAAAACCGCTCCGCTGGCCAAAGAGCGCTTACAAATTCTGGTTGCGCACGAGCGCAAATTCCGCAATCAGCCTTCCTATTTGCCGCAGTTGCAAAAAGAATTGCTCGAAGTAATCCGCAAGTACGTCAATGTCGATCAGGATGCGATTTCGGTTAATTTTGAGCAAGACGATAATCAGGAAACGCTGGAGCTCAATATCGTGCTGCCCGATTATCAACAGACCAATAAGCCGATCAACAGCTAA
- a CDS encoding 50S ribosomal protein L25/general stress protein Ctc codes for MKIEISADQRTLQGKGASRRLRHSGKVPAIIYGGEQAAQSIEMDHKDLFYNLKNEAFHASILSLNVGGKKEQVLLRDIQMHPYKQQVLHVDFQRVDKNKKIHMKVPLHFINAEISPGVKTSGGTVSHILTEVDISCLPDDLPEYISVDLAELTAGHTLHLSDLTLPKGVETVALTKGDNLPVVTIVIPRSVLSEEAGAEEASAEKK; via the coding sequence ATGAAAATTGAAATCAGCGCCGATCAGCGCACATTGCAGGGAAAGGGTGCGAGCCGCCGCCTGCGCCATTCCGGCAAAGTACCGGCAATCATTTATGGCGGAGAACAAGCAGCACAATCGATTGAAATGGATCACAAAGATTTGTTCTACAATCTCAAGAACGAAGCTTTTCATGCATCGATTCTGTCGCTCAACGTAGGCGGAAAAAAAGAGCAAGTTCTACTGCGCGATATCCAGATGCATCCTTACAAGCAACAAGTCCTGCACGTGGATTTCCAGCGCGTCGACAAGAACAAGAAGATTCACATGAAAGTGCCGTTGCATTTCATCAATGCAGAAATATCACCGGGTGTGAAAACCTCCGGCGGTACCGTTTCCCATATCTTGACCGAAGTCGATATCAGCTGCTTGCCGGACGATTTGCCGGAATATATTTCCGTCGATTTGGCCGAACTCACTGCCGGACACACGCTGCATTTAAGCGATCTGACATTGCCGAAAGGCGTCGAAACCGTAGCGCTGACTAAAGGCGATAATTTACCGGTGGTCACGATCGTCATTCCACGCTCGGTATTGTCCGAGGAAGCGGGTGCTGAAGAAGCAAGCGCCGAGAAAAAATAA
- the ispE gene encoding 4-(cytidine 5'-diphospho)-2-C-methyl-D-erythritol kinase codes for MVTFPAPAKLNLFLHVVGRRPDGYHLLQTVFRFIDFSDQIGFEVRDDGVIKLHNPITGVPEEKDLCVRAAKLLQQRTATIQGADIFLQKQIPMGGGLGGGSSDAATTLLALNHLWQVNLNREQLLELGLQLGADVPVFVFGQNAFAQGVGEKLAAIELPPAWYLVLVPPAQVSTAEIFASKELTRNTIPITIPPFSVWQGHNDLELVVCQAYPEVARCLEWLKRLENTTIAAMSGSGACVFAEFATEQAARAAFERIPTDMKGFVAKGLDCHPMHTLLN; via the coding sequence ATGGTCACTTTTCCCGCTCCTGCAAAACTGAATCTTTTTTTACATGTCGTAGGCCGCAGACCGGATGGTTATCATTTATTGCAAACCGTTTTCCGCTTTATCGATTTTTCCGATCAGATCGGTTTTGAAGTACGCGACGATGGCGTCATCAAGCTGCATAATCCGATTACCGGTGTGCCGGAAGAAAAAGACTTATGCGTCCGCGCCGCCAAACTGTTACAGCAAAGAACCGCAACGATACAGGGTGCCGACATCTTTTTGCAAAAACAAATCCCGATGGGTGGGGGTTTAGGCGGCGGAAGCTCGGATGCCGCAACCACATTGCTGGCGCTGAATCACTTGTGGCAGGTCAATTTAAACCGCGAGCAATTGCTTGAATTAGGGCTTCAGCTGGGCGCCGATGTGCCGGTATTTGTTTTCGGACAAAATGCCTTCGCCCAAGGAGTCGGTGAAAAACTCGCCGCCATCGAGCTGCCACCGGCCTGGTATTTGGTTCTTGTACCACCAGCACAAGTATCGACTGCAGAAATTTTTGCCAGCAAGGAATTGACACGCAACACGATACCCATCACAATACCGCCCTTTTCTGTCTGGCAAGGACATAATGATTTAGAATTAGTCGTTTGCCAGGCCTATCCGGAAGTAGCGAGGTGCTTGGAGTGGCTAAAGCGGCTGGAAAATACTACAATAGCGGCGATGAGCGGTTCAGGGGCTTGTGTATTTGCTGAATTTGCCACGGAACAGGCAGCACGCGCAGCTTTCGAACGAATTCCAACGGATATGAAAGGTTTTGTGGCAAAAGGATTGGATTGCCATCCGATGCACACACTATTAAATTAA
- the ychF gene encoding redox-regulated ATPase YchF yields MSLKCGIVGLPNVGKSTLFNALTKAGIAAENYPFCTIDPNIGIVEVPDPRLQKLSDIVKPQKIQPAIVEFVDIAGLVAGASKGEGLGNKFLANIRETDGIVNMVRCFADDNVVHVAGKVDPISDIEVIQTELSLADLATVEKTLLRESKVAKSGNKDAIKLCALLEQVQAHLNEGKPARTLDLDKEQKHLLQPLCLLTAKPAIYVANVDDHGFENNPLLTRVQEYAAKEGAPVVAICAALEAEIAELSDDDKKIFLADLNLEEPGLNRLVRAGYNLLGLQTYFTAGVKEVRAWTIHKGDTAPQAAGVIHTDFEKGFIRAEVISFDDFIACNGEHGAKEAGKMRLEGKEYIVKDGDVMHFRFNV; encoded by the coding sequence ATGAGTCTGAAATGCGGAATCGTCGGTCTTCCCAATGTCGGCAAATCCACTCTGTTTAACGCCTTGACTAAGGCCGGCATCGCAGCGGAAAATTATCCGTTTTGCACCATCGATCCGAACATCGGTATCGTCGAAGTGCCGGATCCGCGTCTGCAAAAACTCAGCGACATCGTCAAACCGCAAAAAATACAACCGGCCATCGTCGAATTCGTCGATATCGCCGGACTCGTTGCGGGCGCGTCCAAAGGCGAGGGACTGGGCAACAAGTTTCTCGCCAACATTCGCGAAACCGACGGCATCGTCAACATGGTGCGCTGCTTCGCCGATGACAATGTCGTGCACGTCGCCGGCAAGGTCGATCCGATCTCCGATATCGAAGTGATTCAGACCGAGCTGTCGCTGGCCGACCTCGCCACGGTGGAAAAAACGCTGCTGCGCGAATCCAAGGTCGCCAAATCCGGCAACAAGGATGCGATCAAGCTGTGCGCGCTGCTGGAACAAGTGCAGGCGCATCTGAACGAAGGCAAACCTGCCAGAACGCTTGATCTGGATAAAGAACAAAAACACCTGCTGCAACCGCTGTGCTTATTGACCGCGAAACCGGCGATCTACGTCGCCAACGTCGACGATCACGGCTTTGAAAACAACCCGCTGCTCACCCGCGTGCAGGAATACGCCGCCAAGGAAGGCGCACCGGTCGTCGCCATCTGCGCCGCACTCGAAGCCGAAATCGCGGAGCTGTCCGACGACGACAAGAAAATCTTTTTGGCCGACCTGAACCTCGAAGAACCCGGCCTCAACCGCCTGGTGCGCGCCGGTTACAACCTGCTCGGCCTGCAAACCTACTTCACCGCCGGCGTCAAGGAAGTACGCGCCTGGACCATCCACAAAGGCGACACCGCGCCGCAAGCCGCCGGCGTCATTCACACCGACTTCGAAAAAGGCTTCATCCGCGCCGAAGTCATCAGCTTTGACGATTTCATCGCCTGCAACGGCGAACACGGCGCCAAGGAAGCCGGCAAAATGCGCCTCGAAGGCAAGGAATACATCGTCAAGGATGGCGATGTGATGCATTTCCGTTTCAACGTCTAA
- the minC gene encoding septum site-determining protein MinC: MLNTSPALEFKSSTFFAPILILFTNDLAAIEQTLHEKINLAPEFFKDSPLIIDLRELNKQNLDLDFSQVIQLLRRVNFFPVGIRGGNENQNQQARALFIPIDTVREQGNTLMIGTEAAKQETAPQPAAQPETAAAKESARPVPIPPVSAAATLVTQPIRSGQRIYASGDLIILSQVSAGAEIMAEGNIHVYNTLRGRALAGVHGNTAARIFCFDLQAELISIAGDYKTSEDLNKQTYKNPVQIYLQNHALIIKEIA, translated from the coding sequence ATGCTAAATACTTCTCCTGCGCTGGAATTTAAAAGCAGTACCTTTTTCGCGCCCATCCTGATTCTTTTTACCAACGACCTCGCAGCAATTGAACAGACGCTGCACGAAAAAATCAATCTGGCGCCGGAGTTTTTCAAAGATTCCCCGTTGATTATCGATCTGCGTGAATTGAACAAACAAAATCTGGATTTGGATTTTTCCCAGGTCATACAGCTGTTGCGCAGAGTAAACTTTTTTCCGGTCGGCATCCGCGGCGGCAACGAAAATCAGAATCAACAGGCACGCGCGTTATTCATTCCGATCGATACGGTACGCGAGCAAGGCAACACCCTCATGATCGGCACGGAAGCAGCCAAACAGGAAACGGCCCCGCAACCGGCCGCACAACCGGAAACTGCCGCGGCCAAGGAATCTGCCCGGCCGGTTCCGATTCCGCCGGTTTCCGCAGCGGCAACTTTGGTCACGCAGCCGATCCGCTCCGGGCAGCGTATTTACGCATCCGGCGACTTGATCATTTTATCGCAGGTCAGCGCAGGTGCGGAAATTATGGCTGAAGGCAATATACACGTCTATAATACGCTCAGAGGGCGCGCACTGGCGGGTGTGCACGGCAACACAGCCGCCCGGATATTTTGTTTCGATTTACAGGCGGAGCTCATTTCTATCGCCGGTGATTATAAAACCAGCGAAGACTTGAACAAGCAAACGTACAAAAATCCCGTGCAGATCTATTTGCAGAATCATGCATTGATCATTAAAGAGATTGCATAA
- a CDS encoding ribose-phosphate pyrophosphokinase, producing the protein MAYDSLMVFTGTANPKLAEDAVKHLNIHLGRATVGRFSDGEVMVEILENVRGKDVFVLQSTCAPTNDSLMEILVMVDALKRASASRITAAIPYFGYARQDRRPRSARVPITAKVVANMLITVGIDRLLTMDLHSDQIQGFFDIPVDNIYGMPILLGDIWKHNYQNLIVVSPDVGGVVRARHLAKRLECDLAIIDKRRPKPNEAKVMNIIGEVKDRTCVIIDDMVDTANTLCQAANALKEHGAKAVIAYSTHAVLSGNAVERIQNSALDKLVVTDTIPLRADALVCNRICQLSIANLLAETMLRISNESSLSSLFME; encoded by the coding sequence ATGGCTTATGACAGTTTGATGGTCTTTACCGGAACTGCCAACCCCAAATTGGCTGAGGATGCTGTCAAGCATCTCAATATTCATTTGGGACGCGCGACTGTCGGGCGCTTCAGCGATGGCGAAGTGATGGTGGAAATCCTTGAGAATGTGCGCGGCAAGGATGTGTTTGTATTGCAATCCACTTGCGCCCCCACCAATGACAGTCTGATGGAAATACTGGTCATGGTGGATGCATTGAAGCGCGCTTCGGCGAGCCGCATCACCGCTGCGATCCCCTATTTCGGCTATGCGCGCCAGGATAGAAGACCGCGTTCGGCGCGTGTGCCGATTACCGCCAAAGTAGTCGCCAACATGCTGATAACGGTGGGTATAGACCGGCTGCTGACGATGGATTTGCACTCGGATCAAATTCAAGGTTTCTTCGATATCCCGGTGGACAATATTTACGGCATGCCGATTTTGCTCGGCGATATCTGGAAACATAATTACCAGAATCTCATCGTGGTATCGCCCGATGTCGGCGGCGTGGTACGGGCGCGGCATTTGGCCAAGCGGCTGGAATGCGATCTGGCCATCATCGATAAACGCCGCCCCAAACCCAACGAAGCCAAAGTCATGAACATCATCGGCGAAGTCAAAGACCGCACTTGCGTGATCATCGACGACATGGTGGATACCGCCAACACCTTATGCCAGGCGGCAAACGCACTAAAAGAGCACGGCGCAAAAGCGGTCATCGCTTATTCCACGCATGCGGTATTATCCGGCAATGCCGTGGAGCGCATCCAAAACTCGGCTTTGGATAAACTGGTGGTCACGGATACGATACCCTTGCGCGCGGATGCGCTGGTGTGTAATCGCATTTGCCAGCTGAGCATAGCCAATCTGCTGGCGGAAACCATGTTGCGCATCAGCAATGAAAGCTCGCTGAGCTCGTTATTCATGGAATAA
- the pth gene encoding aminoacyl-tRNA hydrolase, whose protein sequence is MKLIVGLGNPGREYDSTRHNAGFDWVDRLARKLQVSLRLEARFHGLCTQIRQKDIDVWLLEPQTFMNRSGQSVAALCQFYKIQPQEMIVVHDELDLPPGVAKLKKGGGLGGHNGLKDIAAKMGTQDFWRLRIGIGHPGDRNAVVGYVLHPPRKEEAPLIDEAIVRSLEVWPLIAQGACEAAMLKLHTKA, encoded by the coding sequence ATGAAACTGATCGTTGGGTTGGGCAATCCCGGCAGAGAGTACGACAGCACCCGGCATAATGCCGGTTTCGACTGGGTCGACCGGCTGGCGCGCAAACTGCAGGTTTCGCTCAGGCTGGAAGCGCGCTTTCATGGCCTGTGCACACAAATCCGCCAGAAAGACATCGATGTGTGGCTGCTGGAACCGCAAACATTCATGAACCGCAGCGGTCAATCGGTCGCTGCGCTGTGTCAGTTTTATAAAATCCAGCCGCAGGAAATGATCGTGGTGCACGATGAACTGGATCTACCGCCCGGCGTAGCCAAACTGAAAAAAGGCGGCGGTCTGGGCGGGCATAACGGCCTCAAGGATATTGCAGCCAAAATGGGCACGCAGGATTTCTGGCGGCTGCGCATCGGTATCGGTCACCCGGGTGATCGCAATGCCGTGGTCGGATATGTGCTGCATCCGCCACGCAAGGAAGAAGCGCCACTGATCGATGAGGCCATCGTCCGCAGTCTGGAAGTCTGGCCGCTGATTGCGCAAGGCGCATGCGAAGCCGCCATGCTGAAATTGCATACAAAAGCATAA